Genomic DNA from Papaver somniferum cultivar HN1 unplaced genomic scaffold, ASM357369v1 unplaced-scaffold_998, whole genome shotgun sequence:
GGAAATTGGGAACATGCACATAAATTTCAAGGCCTAAAGAAATCAAACCTGAAAGTGGATTATATAGTAATCATTGCCGTACATAGCTTTTAAGGCGTCAAGTGGTTTCATGGTAGGCCTTCGAGGAGTAAAGGCGACACTAAGGTTCACCAAAGCCTTAACCTTGTCTGGCCTAAACAAGCAAAGATACCAGCTGATGATTGCACCCCAATCATGTCCTACCACAAACACCTGCAGCAACAAGAAAAAACCATTAGCTCTTTTTCTCCGATCATAACTTTGAAATTTCAAGAAAACAAGGGGTTGTCTTAATCCTAACCTTGTCTTGACCAAGGGTATCAATGAGAGCAACAAGATCACCAACTATGTGAAAACATGTATAAGACTGTGGGGAAGTGGGTGCATCCGTATCGCCGTAACCGCGTAAATCAGGAGCTACAGCTCTGAAACCAGAAGCAGCTAAAGAGAGAATCTGATGTCTCCATGAATACCAGAGTGATGGAAATCCATGAACCAGCAAAACCACTGGACCTTCCCCTTTCTCTGCTATATGCATTTTGATTCCATTCACATCAACCATTCTATGGCTTA
This window encodes:
- the LOC113346552 gene encoding uncharacterized protein LOC113346552 is translated as MEEDMGISHRMVDVNGIKMHIAEKGEGPVVLLVHGFPSLWYSWRHQILSLAASGFRAVAPDLRGYGDTDAPTSPQSYTCFHIVGDLVALIDTLGQDKVFVVGHDWGAIISWYLCLFRPDKVKALVNLSVAFTPRRPTMKPLDALKAMYGNDYYIIHFQEPGEMEAVFARVGTETILKNFLTRHSPAPLMISKDEGFPTDVSITLPSWLSEEDICYYTSKYEKSGFTGGF